A single Anopheles funestus chromosome 2RL, idAnoFuneDA-416_04, whole genome shotgun sequence DNA region contains:
- the LOC125763361 gene encoding rho guanine nucleotide exchange factor 7-like isoform X5, with protein sequence MDASIITVQAQYSFKGSNNDELCFKKGDIITLTQREEGGWWEGTLGDKTGWFPSNYVKEYVGPLPLSETIRPPEEIQAFRSVVFRDLLESEKAHVAELRGLAENFLEPLEASQILSSNEYTQLMCNFLEVVEMHEEFLQTLEDCNDRVGKVFLSKAPTMKKIHQFYCAAHPRAIVIVDKFREELNVFMEKQGAAKPGLLVLTTGLSKPFRRLDKYAAILQELERHMESGHPDRGDTQRSIAVYKDIASSCSATRRQKELELQILTGPVRGWQGAELSSLGDIIHMGSVAVGPEHKDRYLVLFPQTLLILSVSQRMSAFKYEGKLPLTGITVNRLEDTDQIKNAFEISGTLIDRIVAVCQGPSEANRWVELLSPKSGVIEQSSTGALDMKRNVSSSAVNIPQPPPHMSPPPSTTGNSHPSRSGTSSIVQHMSQHKRSQSFNHHLSYNQVQQQQQLQQQQLKQHQPNPSLLASPNSLNLNRHEANQAALNQKGFSEKANWNITNLRPAPSLRPAFLSSVAVSSAGGAGAGGTGGGRSATASITGSIGGAAASCVGGGNSGGGSTILNTSDSVHHSLSFSSSSKVSPTYEEDALVLRVIEAYCAAYQSTSRNTMHSALLPWTPCLPIRGGKLKTSKHFSSSNPQLPFTCSSLSSYLPSGGGIKNSRTHTSTNSINSSHIWREASPNSFNLYAASIATLNTANGVQPSQQHQQLLHQQQNQRARYSIGGYGSTEWRSHSEESGRNANGGARNINTFKTASPSTAYHNPIARSGSNYDNIFMNSNTNTPLLSRVSKQQTVWMNANQVPGAPSLNHSYYQHHHHAPHHHRHRHRTTSRELDAVVSDRDTSPPPPAPEGGEYIGDYLPMGHASTGTSSSLYDRRLNRSFETAQGLKRNSKISQLRRSTPQLNGDDLENDAEGTRGSAMQEDNLRDDMSRNSVSCCNKLWMFYWQHHR encoded by the exons ATGGACGCTTCAATAATTACCGTACAGGCACAGTACTCTTTCAAGGGTTCGAACAACGATGAGCTGTGTTTTAAAAAGGGCGATATCATAACATTAACACAGCGTGAGGAAGGTGGCTGGTGGGAAGGAACGTTGGGCGACAAGACGGGATGGTTTCCAAGCAATTATGTGAAGGAATACGTTG GACCATTGCCACTGTCCGAAACAATACGTCCTCCGGAGGAAATACAGGCGTTCCGATCGGTTGTCTTCCGTGATTTGCTGGAAAGTGAAAAAGCTCATGTTGCCGAGTTGCGGGGATTGGCAGAAAACTTTCTGGAACCCCTGGAAGCCAGCCAGAT ACTCTCTTCCAACGAATATACACAGCTAATGTGCAACTTTCTCGAGGTGGTTGAAATGCATGAGGAGTTTTTGCAAACGCTGGAGGACTGCAATGATCGTGTGGGGAAAGTGTTCTTATCGAAAGCTCCAACGATGAAGAAAATACACCAGTTTTATTGTGCCGCCCATCCCCGTGCCATAGTAATAGTTGATAAGTTTCG GGAGGAACTGAATGTGTTCATGGAAAAACAAGGTGCGGCCAAACCGGGTCTACTGGTTCTTACTACAGGTCTGTCTAAGCCCTTCCGGCGTCTAGACAAGTACGCCGCTATACTGCAGGAACTCGAAAGACACATGGAGAGCGGACACCCGGATAGGGGTGATACCCAGCGAAGTATTGCCGTGTACAAGGACATTGCCTCGTCCTGTTCGGCTACACGGCGGCAGAAGGAGCTAGAGCTACAGATATTGACCGGGCCGGTACGCGGTTGGCAGGGTGCAGAATTGAGTTCGCTCGGTGACATCATACACATGGGGAGTGTAGCTGTCGGTCCGGAACACAAGGATCGATACTTGGTGCTGTTCCCGCAGACGCTGCTAATATTAAGCGTAAGCCAACGGATGAGTGCTTTCAAGTACGAAGGAAAACTTCCGTTGACGGGAATAACTGTGAATCGTTTGGAGGATACAGATCAGATAAAGAATGCGTTTGAAATCAGCGGTACATTGATTGATCGTATCGTTGCCGTGTGCCAAGGTCCCAGTGAGGCCAACCGGTGGGTGGAACTGCTTAGCCCCAAGTCTGGTGTGATCGAACAGAGCAGTACAGGAGCGTTGGACATGAAACGTAACGTTAGCAGCTCGGCAGTGAATATTCCTCAACCTCCACCCCAT ATGTCACCACCGCCCTCAACAACCGGAAACAGCCACCCGTCTCGGAGCGGAACGTCCAGCATCGTGCAGCACATGTCGCAACACAAACGCAGCCAATCGTTCAACCACCATCTGAGTTACAATCAagttcagcagcaacaacagctccaacaacagcaactaaAGCAACATCAACCGAATCCAAGTCTGTTAGCTTCCCCGAACTCCCTGAACTTAAATCGTCACGAAGCAAATCAAGCGGCACTAAACCAAAAAGGTTTTTCGGAAAAAG ctAATTGGAATATTACAAACCTAAGACCGGCACCTTCATTGCGTCCAGCATTTTTGAGCTCGGTAGCCGTCAGCAgtgctggtggtgctggtgcagGCGGTACGGGAGGAGGACGCAGTGCGACGGCGAGCATTACTGGAAGCATCGGAGGTGCTGCGGCCAGCTGTGTCGGTGGTGGCAACAGCGGTGGAGGAAGTACTATTTTGAACACTTCCGATAGCGTGCATCACAGTTTGTCTTTCAGCTCCAGCTCGAAGGTGTCACCCACCTATGAGGAGGATGCATTAGTTCTTCGCGTCATTGAAGCATATTGTGCCGCTTACCAGAGCACCTCACGCAATACGATGCACTCAG CACTGCTACCGTGGACACCGTGTTTACCAATCCGTGGAGGAAAGttaaaaacaagcaaacacttTTCCTCGTCCAATCCTCAACTACCTTTCACGTGCTCCTCACTTTCATCCTACCTGCCGAGTGGTGGCGGTATCAAGAACAGCAGGACACATACATCGACGAACAGCATTAACTCGTCACACATCTGGCGGGAAGCCAGTCCGAACAGTTTCAATCTTTACGCTGCATCCATCGCGACGCTCAACACAGCAAACGGTGTTCAGCCGtcacagcagcaccagcaactACTGCACCAGCAACAGAACCAACGCGCTAGGTATTCGATCGGTGGCTACGGAAGTACCGAGTGGCGCTCCCATTCGGAAGAGTCTGGTCGCAATGCAAATGGTGGAGCGCGCAATATTAACACGTTTAAGACTGCATCACCATCCACAGCCTATCATAATCCGATCGCTCGATCGGGCTCGAACTACGATAACATTTTCATGAACTCGAACACTAACACACCGCTGCTGTCGCGCGTATCGAAACAACAAACCGTGTGGATGAATGCGAATCAGGTCCCGGGTGCACCAAGTTTAAACCATTCGTATTatcagcaccatcatcatgcgCCACATCACCATCGGCACCGGCATCGGACTACGAGTCGCGAACTGGATGCGGTCGTTTCCGATAGAGACACCAGTCCACCGCCGCCCGCACCGGAAGGTGGCGAATACATCGGTGACTATCTGCCAATGGGACACGCGTCCACCGGTACTAGTTCGTCGCTGTACGATCGCCGCTTGAACCGATCGTTCGAGACGGCACAAGGTTTGAAgagaaattcaaaaatatcacaactGCGCCGTTCGACGCCACAGCTAAACGGTGACGATTTAGAAAACGATGCTGAAGGGACACGAGGTTCGGCAATGCAGGAAGATAACTTACGCGACGACATGTCGCGCAACTCGGTGTCATGCTGCAACAAGCTGTGGATGTTTTACTGGCAGCATCACCGATAG
- the LOC125763361 gene encoding uncharacterized protein LOC125763361 isoform X1, whose product MDASIITVQAQYSFKGSNNDELCFKKGDIITLTQREEGGWWEGTLGDKTGWFPSNYVKEYVGPLPLSETIRPPEEIQAFRSVVFRDLLESEKAHVAELRGLAENFLEPLEASQILSSNEYTQLMCNFLEVVEMHEEFLQTLEDCNDRVGKVFLSKAPTMKKIHQFYCAAHPRAIVIVDKFREELNVFMEKQGAAKPGLLVLTTGLSKPFRRLDKYAAILQELERHMESGHPDRGDTQRSIAVYKDIASSCSATRRQKELELQILTGPVRGWQGAELSSLGDIIHMGSVAVGPEHKDRYLVLFPQTLLILSVSQRMSAFKYEGKLPLTGITVNRLEDTDQIKNAFEISGTLIDRIVAVCQGPSEANRWVELLSPKSGVIEQSSTGALDMKRNVSSSAVNIPQPPPHSSKQLALDSRGYSTRVSVCAYDGGGQWYRMYGADFEATLPPANYPPTAPYAELTTYFRRLFRAGELSRYVVQALLYPQITRTYERREVVMRRRRHKTTVRMQRREKEAAARVVVPEQGEIEPSATEQSQNRKEEATEHDGKEQNSPFTHHTYDSSDSESSSCASSSCSRSRSNFERQNAVDFVEEDDDAYETITFFAGKSKPNPDSSCEGSTVYESYGEPHSTEGGSFTYRNDGRKTSSLNSEKDEDSLPEEEEEETVCESGRTRSSEMIGSAAVPFLRLNDRESLNSGGAHDSARSNAGRSSGIHTSTARLLLGDLKQQCSEQSQLSSFEHRAAHGRMACENLLNLDESMQIKHSLQQKTVTEERHSMPTYFVGNRFNNSSVTEIYIPSWKDECQVGEGPTTTSNGAGNGAGSNDRNSVHSSSLDIPAIVPAPDPVTAELLYNFPTTATTSVSVGVDGRSVHDKTVLGCLSREQSPFRKHSINSDKKLVLNPNHRRKDKDDSHDTSKGSDPRVGQGVTDGPTSTARRCLSYQYVELSRKATSPLSAKALDSNNNMPGGDRAKHDKPGKNRREDDSEHISVGCQPVCPDCSEHKCRFCSFYSRGHSPHSSDSGMAGSCTISSPDGPAKFSGDFLLCDYAEQRTLDEDADHAQNDVVHGMLRDRETREDVVDGVPASDMFASVNRCCSHSFALRQSRSSHNLGRFALVRESEFDFTDSGQYDHPNDQHPHDNSQSHSRRQGSVKNKSTVSREDSTSVDVEPSEEANRYSLLHEHAGHDRTVRSRSEDRMLSSFSSLDRDDDTSEEPRHYSGRSRIVVNLYDRSSAAAMRRVLTQSTVPPYGEKTADKITYKTGLYAHWWKKEKLPIFVVTSNESLKLPPASGQLSRPLPPRFPFIGDDSKISSTKSSNSSTGQAGDIPCDGDALLRRPNISSNDGAALGSDVTTALNNRKQPPVSERNVQHRAAHVATQTQPIVQPPSELQSSSAATTAPTTATKATSTESKSVSFPELPELKSSRSKSSGTKPKRFFGKS is encoded by the exons ATGGACGCTTCAATAATTACCGTACAGGCACAGTACTCTTTCAAGGGTTCGAACAACGATGAGCTGTGTTTTAAAAAGGGCGATATCATAACATTAACACAGCGTGAGGAAGGTGGCTGGTGGGAAGGAACGTTGGGCGACAAGACGGGATGGTTTCCAAGCAATTATGTGAAGGAATACGTTG GACCATTGCCACTGTCCGAAACAATACGTCCTCCGGAGGAAATACAGGCGTTCCGATCGGTTGTCTTCCGTGATTTGCTGGAAAGTGAAAAAGCTCATGTTGCCGAGTTGCGGGGATTGGCAGAAAACTTTCTGGAACCCCTGGAAGCCAGCCAGAT ACTCTCTTCCAACGAATATACACAGCTAATGTGCAACTTTCTCGAGGTGGTTGAAATGCATGAGGAGTTTTTGCAAACGCTGGAGGACTGCAATGATCGTGTGGGGAAAGTGTTCTTATCGAAAGCTCCAACGATGAAGAAAATACACCAGTTTTATTGTGCCGCCCATCCCCGTGCCATAGTAATAGTTGATAAGTTTCG GGAGGAACTGAATGTGTTCATGGAAAAACAAGGTGCGGCCAAACCGGGTCTACTGGTTCTTACTACAGGTCTGTCTAAGCCCTTCCGGCGTCTAGACAAGTACGCCGCTATACTGCAGGAACTCGAAAGACACATGGAGAGCGGACACCCGGATAGGGGTGATACCCAGCGAAGTATTGCCGTGTACAAGGACATTGCCTCGTCCTGTTCGGCTACACGGCGGCAGAAGGAGCTAGAGCTACAGATATTGACCGGGCCGGTACGCGGTTGGCAGGGTGCAGAATTGAGTTCGCTCGGTGACATCATACACATGGGGAGTGTAGCTGTCGGTCCGGAACACAAGGATCGATACTTGGTGCTGTTCCCGCAGACGCTGCTAATATTAAGCGTAAGCCAACGGATGAGTGCTTTCAAGTACGAAGGAAAACTTCCGTTGACGGGAATAACTGTGAATCGTTTGGAGGATACAGATCAGATAAAGAATGCGTTTGAAATCAGCGGTACATTGATTGATCGTATCGTTGCCGTGTGCCAAGGTCCCAGTGAGGCCAACCGGTGGGTGGAACTGCTTAGCCCCAAGTCTGGTGTGATCGAACAGAGCAGTACAGGAGCGTTGGACATGAAACGTAACGTTAGCAGCTCGGCAGTGAATATTCCTCAACCTCCACCCCAT AGCAGTAAACAGTTAGCACTCGATTCTCGTGGCTACAGTACTCGCGTATCGGTATGTGCATATGATGGCGGTGGTCAGTGGTATCGAATGTATGGGGCCGACTTTGAAGCAACACTTCCCCCAGCGAACTATCCGCCTACCGCTCCCTATGCCGAGCTGACTACCTATTTCCGACGCCTCTTCCGAGCAGGCGAACTGTCACGATATGTCGTTCAGGCTTTACTGTACCCTCAAATAACACGAACCTATGAGCGGAGAGAGGTCGTAATGAGACGACGACGCCATAAAACTACAGTACGAATGCAACGACGTGAAAAGGAAGCTGCAGCACGTGTTGTGGTCCCCGAACAAGGTGAAATTGAGCCTAGTGCCACAGAACAGTCGCAGAACAGGAAGGAAGAAGCGACAGAACACGATGGCAAAGAGCAGAACAGCCCATTTACACACCATACATATGATTCCAGTGATTCAGAGTCCTCATCGTGTGCGTCATCTTCTTGTTCCCGAAGTCGATCAAATTTTGAGCGCCAGAATGCGGTGGATTTTGTAGAAGAGGATGACGATGCGTACGAAACGATAACATTTTTTGCTGGCAAAAGTAAACCGAATCCGGATAGTAGTTGTGAAGGAAGCACAGTGTATGAAAGTTACGGGGAACCACACTCTACAGAGGGTGGTTCTTTCACGTATAGAAACGATGGACGGAAAACTTCGTCGCTCAACTCCGAAAAAGACGAAGATAGTCTAccggaagaggaggaggaagaaacCGTTTGCGAAAGCGGTAGAACGCGTAGTTCAGAAATGATTGGTTCCGCTGCTGTACCATTCCTGCGCCTAAATGATCGCGAGTCACTCAATAGTGGCGGTGCGCATGACAGCGCTCGATCAAACGCTGGACGATCATCGGGAATCCATACATCCACGGCTAGATTGCTTTTGGGTGATCTGAAACAGCAATGCTCTGAACAGTCGCAATTGTCTAGCTTCGAACATAGAGCTGCCCATGGACGAATGGCTTGCGAAAATTTGCTTAATCTCGACGAGTCAATGCAGATAAAACACTCGTTGCAGCAGAAAACGGTGACCGAGGAACGCCACAGCATGCCGACATATTTCGTTGGTAATCGATTCAACAATTCGTCCGTGACCGAAATATACATTCCTTCGTGGAAGGACGAATGCCAGGTTGGAGAAGGACCCACGACGACATCCAACGGCGCAGGTAATGGCGCGGGCAGTAACGACCGTAACAGTGTACATTCCAGTTCGCTAGACATACCCGCCATTGTACCCGCACCCGACCCGGTGACGGCCGAATTGCTGTACAACTTTCCCACAACCGCCACGACATCGGTATCCGTCGGTGTAGATGGCCGATCGGTGCACGACAAAACTGTGCTAGGATGTTTATCTCGGGAGCAATCACCATTCCGTAAGCATTCAATAAATTCTGACAAAAAACTTGTGCTAAATCCAAATCATCGTAGAAAAGACAAGGACGATTCGCATGATACGAGCAAAGGGTCGGATCCAAGGGTAGGCCAAGGTGTTACGGATGGTCCAACCTCAACTGCCAGACGTTGCTTAAGTTATCAGTACGTGGAATTGTCCAGAAAAGCCACTTCTCCGCTATCAGCAAAGGCTCTCGATTCCAACAACAACATGCCGGGTGGAGATAGAGCAAAGCACGACAAACCCGGTAAAAACCGTCGAGAAGACGATTCAGAGCACATATCGGTTGGATGTCAGCCAGTTTGTCCTGATTGTTCGGAGCATAAGTGTCGATTCTGTAGTTTCTATTCACGGGGCCACAGTCCTCATTCGAGTGATTCAGGTATGGCCGGTAGTTGTACTATCTCGTCGCCAGATGGGCCCGCTAAATTTTCCGgtgattttcttctttgtgatTATGCAGAGCAGCGTACGCTGGACGAGGACGCTGACCATGCACAGAACGATGTTGTTCACGGGATGCTACGCGACCGAGAAACTCGCGAAGATGTTGTCGATGGCGTTCCTGCGAGTGATATGTTTGCGAGCGTTAATCGATGCTGTTCGCACTCCTTTGCCTTGAGACAATCCCGCTCCAGTCACAACTTGGGTCGATTTGCGCTCGTTCGTGAGAGTGAGTTCGATTTCACTGATAGTGGGCAATACGATCACCCTAATGATCAGCATCCTCATGATAATTCTCAGTCTCATAGTCGGCGGCAAGGTTCGGTGAAGAATAAATCCACTGTCTCAAGAGAGGACAGTACATCGGTAGATGTGGAACCGTCCGAGGAAGCGAACAGATATTCGCTGCTACACGAACATGCAGGACACGATCGGACGGTGCGAAGTCGTAGTGAAGATCGAATGTTATCATCATTCTCATCGTTGGATAGAGATGACGATACAAGTGAAGAACCGCGTCATTATTCCGGCCGGAGCCGTATAGTAGTGAATCTGTATGATCGCTCTTCGGCAGCCGCTATGCGACGCGTACTTACACAATCGACTGTTCCTCCGTATGGGGAGAAAACGGCTGATAAGATCACTTACAAAACGGGCCTCTATGCACACTGgtggaagaaggaaaagttaCCGATATTTGTCGTCACGAGTAACGAGTCGCTGAAATTGCCACCGGCTTCTGGGCAACTGTCACGGCCGTTGCCACCACGGTTTCCATTTATCGGTGATGATAGTAAGATTAGTAGTACTAAAAGTAGCAATTCCTCGACCGGCCAAGCGGGCGACATTCCTTGTGATGGCGATGCTCTGTTACGTCGTCCCAATATTTCGTCTAATGATGGAGCCGCTCTGGGTTCAG ATGTCACCACCGCCCTCAACAACCGGAAACAGCCACCCGTCTCGGAGCGGAACGTCCAGCATCGTGCAGCACATGTCGCAACACAAACGCAGCCAATCGTTCAACCACCATCTGAGTTACAATCAagttcagcagcaacaacagctccaacaacagcaactaaAGCAACATCAACCGAATCCAAGTCTGTTAGCTTCCCCGAACTCCCTGAACTTAAATCGTCACGAAGCAAATCAAGCGGCACTAAACCAAAAAGGTTTTTCGGAAAAAG ctAA